AAGCCTGTCAGTGATGAACTCCCCCCTGCGCCGCTTCGCGGCTTCCCCCCAGGGGGACCACGCCTTTGGACCGGCAAAGCCGGATCTTCGGCGTGTGCTGGGATTGACACGCACGCCGGACAGGTTTCTGCGCCGCATCGAACAACCCATATGGGCACTGCGATGAGTACGTTGCCGAATCAACCCAAGCTCTCGCGGCGCTTCCGCCTGCAGTACGAGGAAGCGCAAAGCCGCTGGGTGTTGCTGTACCCCGAGGGCATGGTGCAGCTCAACCCATCGGCCGCTGAAATCCTGCAGCGTTGCGACGGCGAGCGGACGTTTGAAGGCATCGTCGCCGAGCTGGAAGCCGCGTTCAACGCGCAAGGCATTGCGCCCGAAGTGCGCGCACTTCTTGAGGAAGGACAACGCCGTGGCTGGATCGACTGACCCCCCCACCGTCGGCCAGCCGCTCTGGCTGCTGGCCGAGCTCACCTACAAGTGCCCGCTGCACTGCGTGTTTTGCTACAACCCCACGCAGCACGCGCACATCCACGACGAGATGAGCACCGCGCAATGGGTGGACGTGATGCGGCAGGCTCGCAAGCTGGGCGCGGCGCAATTGGGCTTTTCGGGCGGCGAGCCGCTGCTGCGCGACGACCTGGAAGAACTGGTGCAGGAAGCCCATGCCATGGGCTACTACACCAACCTCATCACCTCCGGCGTGGGCCTCACACCCGCGCGTGCGCAGAAGCTCAAAGACGCCGGGCTCGACCACGTGCAGCTCTCGTTCCAGGACTCCACCCGGGAGCTGAACGATTTTCTGAGCCACACCAAGACCTTCGAACTCAAGCAGCGCGTGGCCAAGCTGATCAAGGCGCACGACTGGCCGATGGTGATGAACTGCGTGCTGCACCGGCACAACCTGCCGCACGTGGGCAAGATCATCGAGATGGCGGTGGCACTCGAAGCCGAGTACCTGGAGCTCGCCAACACGCAGTACTACGGCTGGGCCTGGGTCAACCGGGACCATTTGATGCCCACGCGCGAAGAACTCGTGGAAGCCGAGGCCGTGGTCAACCGCTTCCGCGCCGAACAGGAAGGCAAGACCGGCCCGAAATGCCGCGTGCTGTTCGTGGTGCCCGACTACTTTGAAGAGCGGCCCAAGGCCTGCATGAACGGCTGGGGCGCGGTGTTCCTCTCTATCGCCCCCGACGGCCTGGCCATGCCCTGCCACAACGCGCGCGACCTGCCCGGCCTGCAGCTGCCCAACGTGAAAGACACGTCCATCGCCGAGATCTGGCAGCGCAGCAACGCCTTCAACGCCTACCGCGGCGACAGCTGGATGAAGCCCACCTGCCGAACCTGCGACGAACGCCATAAAGACTTTGGCGGTTGCCGCTGCCAGGCCTTCCTGATCACCGGCGACGCCACCGAGACCGACCCGGTGTGCAGCAAGTCGGCCCACCACCACAAGGTGGTGCAGGTGGTGAAGAACGCACCCGCGCGGCGCAACATCCCCATCGTGTTCCGCAGCGACGCCGAGTCGCGTCTGTTGCATCCTGAACCCAACGCATGAACCCACCCACGCCCGCCAGCGCCCCACACCACCGCATGCTCGGTGCCTCGCTGGTGAGCCGCATACCCGGCGCCAGCCACGGCACGCTGGCGCTGGAGCGCATGGAGCACGGCCTGTTCCTGCTCTGGCTGGCCTACATGGGCCTGCTGGTGTTTGGCGCCCTGCTGCTGTGGCAGGCCGGTGCCTGGCACCGGCTGGTGGACGCCGACCCGACGGGCCTGACCGTCACCATCGTGCTGCTGTTCATCGGTTGCTCGGTCTGGGCCGGGCGCCGCGCCTGGGTGCTGGGCTGGCAACGCCAGCGGCTCGACGCGCAGCTCGCCGCAGCGCACCACCCCACGTCACCCACCGGCTGGAGCGCCGAATACCACCAGGGCTGCGCACTGCCCGGTGCCGATCATTCCATCTGGCTGCAGGTGCTGGGCGAGCGCGCCCACGGCCCGCACGAAATGGCCTGGTGGCTCAACGGCATCCAGCTCAAGCTCGGCCTGCTCGGCAAGGTGATCGGCTTTTCCATCCTCGCGCTGCAGCTCGGCCAGATGGACAGCTTCGACGCCAGCCAGTCGTCGCTGCTGCTCAAGAACCTCACCGGCGGCCTGGGCATCGCGCTGCTCACCACCGTGACCGGCCTCACCGGCAACATCCTGCTCGGCCTGCAGCTCATGCGGCTCGACCGCTTTGCCGACGCCCTGGTGGCCGACACCCTGGCCGCCGGCCTCACGCCGCCCGCCACCCCACCGCAGGAGCCGCCCCATGGCGATCGGCCGCGCGGTCCGTGACACCGAGACCGATCCGTTCTACGACATGTTGTTCAACATGTTGATCGCCTTCGTCTTCTGCTTCGTCATCGCCCTGCTCTCGTTCAACCCCAAGGCCCGCAAGGCCGGCGACATCCCGGCCAAGGCCGAGTTCATCGTCACCGTGTCCTGGCCCGACAACAACCCCAACGACGTGGACGCCTGGGTGCTGGAGCCCGGCGGCAAGACGCTGTGGTTCCGCCAGCGCGACGCCGGCATGCTGCACCTGGACCGCGACGACCGCGGCGCCAAGAACAACAGCGTGCTCGTCAACGGCCGCGAGATCAGCAGCCCGGTCCGCCAGGAGATCGTCACCCTGCGCGGCCTGGTGCCGGGCGAATACGTGGTGAACGCGCACTACTACGAAAGCAAAGACAAGCTGCCGGTGGACGTGTCGGTGGCCGTGGTGAAGGTCAACCCGCAGGCCGAGATCGTCTACACCGGCACGCAGCAGATCCCCGCCAAGGGCGACGAACGCACCCTGGTGCGCTTCAGCATCGACGAGGGCGGCAACGTCACCGACCTCAACACCCGGCCCCTGACGATCGTGCAGCGCTCCGGACTCTGACCCCCACCAGAACAATCATGATCCCTGCCGTCTCCTCCCAGTTGCTGCTGCTCGTGCTGGTGTACGCGCTGCTCGCGTTCCTGCTGCTCTGCCTGTGCCTGGCCACGCGCTGGCCCTGGGCCGTGAAGGGCGCGATGGTGCTGCTGGTCAGCGGCTTCTATCTGTTTGGCCACCACACGCTGCAAGGCATCGCCGGCTGGCCAAGCGACGATGCCCTGCCCAAGCGCTTCATGCTGCTCTCGGCCGTGTTCGACGAGCCCAGCCCCGGCCGCGGCCACAAGGGCGCCATCTACATCTGGGTCAACCCCATGAAAGACAACGCGCCGCTGGAAATGCCGCGCGTGTTTCGCCTGCCGTATGAAAAAGACCTGCACCGCATCCTCGGTGACGGCATCAAGAAGGCGCGCGAAGGCAACACCCAGATGGGCAGCACCGAGCCCAAACGCGGCCAGGGCGGCCTGGCCTGGCTGCTGCCCGCGAGCAACGACAAGGTGGAGATCAAGTTGACGGACCTGCCACGCGCCCAGTTACCCGAAAAATGAGCGCTCGCACCCCAACCAGCCGCAGTGTCTTGCCCCCTCTCCCGCCCGCGGGAGAGGGTCGGGGTGAGGGCCCGCGCACCCACACCTCACCCATCACCATCGCGGCCACAGCAGCCACCCTCTTCCTCACCGCCTGCAACCCCAGCAACCAAGGCAATGACTGGTTCCCCCTGCGCGAAGGCGACGAACAAACCCTGGCCGTGCGCTACACCAGCGAAGAGCCCCGCGAACCCGAACAATGGACCCTGCGCGTGGCCCAGCCCGAGACGTTTCAAGACCAGACCGTCGCCGTGCGCCACCACTCCGCCGGCGTGAGCTACTACCTCAAGGCGGACGAGCAAGGCATCCGCCGCATCGCCACCCGCACCGACATCGACAACCAGCCCACGGCCGACGCCGACCCGATCTGGGTGCTGAAAGCACCGTACCAGGTCGGCACCGAATGGACCACGCCCACCGTGCCCTACCTGATCCAGCGCCGGAACGAACACCCACGCGACCTGAAATACACCCACAAGGCGCAGATGACCTGGCGCATCGAAGCGGTGGACGACAGCGTGAAGCTCGCCGATGGCAGCACCCACCAACCCTGCCTGCGCGTGGTCGGCCTGGCCCGCCTGAACCTCTACACCGACCCGGTGAACGGCTTCACCGACGTGCCTCTGATCAGCCGCGAGTGGTATTGCCAGGGCGAGGGGTTGGTGAAGTTCGAGCGCGAGGAAAAAGTGCCCAGTGGGTTTCTCACCGGGGGCGTGCTCACAGCGGAGTGGGAGCGATGAGGCAGCAACATCGGTCTGCAACAAGGCCTGGCACTCTGGCCGCTTGGTGGCCATGCCCTTGAAGCTGCGCAGCAAGTGGGTGAACGTTGTGCCGACACCATAGTTTCACTTGGTGCCACGCTGCTCATCAGCTCCCGCCAGCCGCTCCGCTGTCTTCGCCGTGTTCGACACCACCCACAAGCGCAGTTTCTCCAGAAACACCCGCCCGCTGGGCGCGAGCAGCGGCGCCAGTTCGTCGCACGCCCCCTGCAGCGCAGCCGGTAGCTGACGCGCAAGTTCGGCGGCGGTCGCTCGCGCGCCAGCGCGGTCACCTGCTCGCGGCCCCCACCTGGCCGGGCAACACTTCACGCCCCAAGCTGAACGCGAATTCGCGCGAGAGGCCGGGGTAGATACGGGTACACATGAGGTCGTAGAACGGGGTGAGCCGCACACCAGCACCGGGCAGCTCGTAGATGGACAGGTTTTTGGCGTGGCTGTCGTTGTTGCAGGTGAACAGGTTGAAGAACACCCACTGCACCAGGTGGCGCAGGTCCAGCGCGGCCCATGTGGTGGCCTCGTAGCGGGACGGCTGCGGCACCTGAC
This Hydrogenophaga taeniospiralis DNA region includes the following protein-coding sequences:
- the pqqD gene encoding pyrroloquinoline quinone biosynthesis peptide chaperone PqqD — its product is MSTLPNQPKLSRRFRLQYEEAQSRWVLLYPEGMVQLNPSAAEILQRCDGERTFEGIVAELEAAFNAQGIAPEVRALLEEGQRRGWID
- the pqqE gene encoding pyrroloquinoline quinone biosynthesis protein PqqE, giving the protein MAGSTDPPTVGQPLWLLAELTYKCPLHCVFCYNPTQHAHIHDEMSTAQWVDVMRQARKLGAAQLGFSGGEPLLRDDLEELVQEAHAMGYYTNLITSGVGLTPARAQKLKDAGLDHVQLSFQDSTRELNDFLSHTKTFELKQRVAKLIKAHDWPMVMNCVLHRHNLPHVGKIIEMAVALEAEYLELANTQYYGWAWVNRDHLMPTREELVEAEAVVNRFRAEQEGKTGPKCRVLFVVPDYFEERPKACMNGWGAVFLSIAPDGLAMPCHNARDLPGLQLPNVKDTSIAEIWQRSNAFNAYRGDSWMKPTCRTCDERHKDFGGCRCQAFLITGDATETDPVCSKSAHHHKVVQVVKNAPARRNIPIVFRSDAESRLLHPEPNA